One genomic window of Leptotrichia shahii includes the following:
- the recO gene encoding DNA repair protein RecO, with protein MKIIKTNCIVLKKKEMKEADLLVTLFSKNYGKIMATAYGIRKSKKRNTVSLNPLNEIEITLFQKNNYYIIKDIEIIKNFKNILKNIEKLEISLYILDSIDKIYYMTEENGNFFDKLVEILNFIDALPYIKKGYKYYVVLSFLRRIMLENGIYDINEISLILKKDRKENIQKYKEILKISKNSSCITETQEKMENYTGFLKKIVIIFENFVNRNLQTEIKIKKFIMEEFYGN; from the coding sequence ATGAAAATAATAAAAACAAACTGTATTGTTTTGAAAAAAAAAGAAATGAAAGAGGCGGATTTATTAGTTACACTTTTTAGCAAAAATTATGGGAAAATTATGGCAACTGCTTATGGAATCCGAAAATCTAAAAAAAGAAATACTGTTTCTTTAAATCCACTGAATGAAATTGAAATTACACTTTTTCAAAAAAATAATTACTATATTATAAAAGATATAGAAATTATAAAAAATTTCAAAAATATTTTGAAAAATATTGAAAAATTGGAAATATCATTGTATATACTTGATAGTATAGATAAAATTTATTATATGACTGAGGAAAATGGCAATTTTTTTGATAAATTGGTAGAAATATTAAATTTTATTGATGCTCTTCCATATATAAAAAAAGGGTATAAATATTATGTTGTGTTATCATTTTTAAGAAGAATAATGCTAGAAAATGGAATTTATGATATAAATGAGATTAGTCTGATATTAAAAAAGGATAGGAAAGAAAACATACAAAAATATAAAGAAATTTTGAAAATTTCAAAAAATAGTTCATGTATAACTGAAACTCAGGAAAAAATGGAAAATTATACAGGATTTTTAAAAAAAATAGTTATAATTTTTGAAAATTTTGTAAATAGAAATTTACAAACTGAAATAAAAATAAAGAAATTTATTATGGAGGAATTTTATGGAAACTAA
- a CDS encoding PTS sugar transporter subunit IIA, whose protein sequence is METKNIADYIKVNTIDLNLESKNKNAVIKELYNNLKKTNLIKDEEQGLSDIFSREEMGSTGIGRKIALPHAKTSAVDELIATFGISKNGIAYDSLDDENVNIFFMFLCPKNKTQEYLKVLARISRLIREDRFVDNLLKAESNEEIIEIIRNEETSR, encoded by the coding sequence ATGGAAACTAAAAATATCGCTGATTATATTAAAGTAAATACGATAGATCTAAATTTAGAATCAAAAAATAAAAATGCGGTAATTAAAGAGCTGTATAATAATTTAAAAAAGACAAATTTAATAAAAGATGAAGAACAGGGATTAAGTGATATTTTTTCAAGAGAAGAAATGGGATCAACTGGGATCGGAAGAAAAATTGCATTGCCACATGCTAAAACAAGTGCAGTAGATGAGCTGATAGCGACTTTTGGAATTTCAAAAAATGGGATAGCTTACGATTCATTAGATGACGAGAATGTGAATATTTTTTTTATGTTTCTATGTCCAAAAAATAAAACACAGGAGTATTTAAAAGTGTTGGCAAGAATATCAAGATTAATAAGAGAAGACAGATTTGTAGATAATCTGTTGAAGGCTGAATCAAATGAAGAAATTATTGAAATTATTCGGAATGAAGAAACAAGCAGATAA
- the mreC gene encoding rod shape-determining protein MreC yields MKLDDFSEKKSTGRTVLILIIIIIILFAFKNRITSSFTFLDGVTQAVNFRLVKVKSMLYTQVLKLKSRVNDIGYIGEYVENNKNRDFELQKNKVQNMEFAYLKEENEKLRQMLEMRQKNPSEFIAADVALVENGNSSEKMYINKGAAQGIKINLPVMFNGYLIGKISKVSDEYSEVTLLTSKTSKLSVVLNGTDQQILRGNGNGTFSILNYNEGKVEKNTVFNIETSGVSDILPRGIKIGSFKIKNLNDFNKVKELKFNPNFNIFDVQSVLVYKWSVNDVINNQIQNQVKAEEEQQNKENSQIN; encoded by the coding sequence ATGAAATTAGATGATTTTTCTGAAAAAAAAAGCACAGGTAGAACAGTTTTGATCTTAATAATTATAATAATAATATTATTTGCATTTAAAAATAGAATTACAAGTTCGTTTACATTTTTAGATGGAGTGACTCAGGCGGTGAATTTTAGGTTAGTAAAAGTAAAAAGTATGTTGTACACTCAAGTTTTGAAATTGAAATCGAGAGTTAATGATATTGGTTATATCGGAGAATATGTTGAAAATAACAAAAATAGAGATTTTGAATTACAAAAAAATAAAGTTCAAAATATGGAGTTTGCATATTTGAAGGAAGAAAATGAGAAATTGCGGCAAATGCTGGAAATGCGTCAAAAAAATCCGTCTGAGTTTATAGCGGCAGACGTAGCACTTGTGGAAAACGGAAATTCATCGGAAAAAATGTATATAAATAAGGGAGCTGCCCAAGGCATAAAAATAAATTTACCAGTAATGTTTAACGGATACCTTATTGGGAAAATTTCTAAAGTAAGTGATGAATATTCGGAAGTAACGTTATTGACAAGTAAAACTTCAAAATTAAGTGTTGTACTAAATGGAACCGATCAGCAAATTTTACGTGGAAATGGGAATGGAACTTTCTCTATTCTAAATTATAACGAGGGAAAAGTTGAAAAAAATACAGTATTTAACATAGAAACTTCAGGAGTAAGTGATATTTTGCCAAGAGGAATAAAAATAGGAAGTTTTAAAATAAAAAATTTAAATGATTTTAATAAGGTTAAAGAATTAAAATTTAATCCAAATTTTAACATATTTGATGTTCAAAGTGTATTAGTTTACAAATGGAGTGTTAATGATGTGATTAATAATCAGATACAAAATCAGGTAAAGGCTGAAGAGGAACAACAAAATAAAGAGAATTCACAAATAAATTAA